A window of Oscillatoria sp. FACHB-1406 contains these coding sequences:
- a CDS encoding FAD-dependent hydroxylase — translation MLQELKECDIAIAGGGIVGATLACSLADSGLRVAIIEAQTLEAAVARKQAYALSILSGRIFNGLGLWDKILPQIGRFRDIQLSDADYSKVLKFELEELGTESLGYVGEHGVILKTLQERIAECKNIQWLCPARLVDVEYGESAATVRVEVEGEERALQAKLLVGADGARSRVRSLAGIHTRGWKYWQSCIAFTIKHEAPRNDIAFERFCYSGPMGILPLPGNRCQIVWTAPHAEAKAIYELEEAEFLARLEKRMNGVLGRLQMAGDRFLYPVQLMQCDRYVQPRLALVGDAAHCCHPVGGQGLNLGIRDAAAIAQILQEAQRAGEDIGDLRVLNRYQRWRKRENLTILGFTDFLDRTFSNNFLPLVLIRRLGIHLLELRPFKIFALKLMTGLLGRRPEIAR, via the coding sequence ATGTTGCAAGAATTGAAAGAATGTGATATTGCGATCGCGGGCGGCGGGATTGTCGGGGCAACGTTAGCTTGCAGCTTGGCGGATTCGGGGTTGCGCGTGGCGATTATCGAAGCACAAACCTTAGAAGCAGCCGTAGCCCGCAAACAAGCTTACGCACTTTCAATTCTGTCGGGACGCATTTTTAACGGTTTGGGATTGTGGGATAAAATTCTGCCTCAAATCGGTCGATTTCGCGATATTCAACTATCAGATGCCGATTATTCCAAGGTTTTAAAGTTCGAGTTGGAAGAGTTGGGAACGGAGTCGTTGGGATATGTGGGCGAACATGGCGTTATTTTAAAAACGCTGCAAGAGCGGATTGCAGAGTGCAAAAATATTCAATGGTTGTGTCCGGCGCGGCTGGTGGATGTGGAGTATGGCGAATCGGCGGCGACGGTGCGGGTTGAGGTAGAAGGCGAGGAACGGGCGTTGCAGGCGAAGTTGCTGGTGGGGGCGGATGGGGCGCGATCGCGCGTTCGCAGTCTTGCCGGAATTCACACGCGCGGCTGGAAGTATTGGCAGTCTTGCATTGCGTTCACCATCAAGCACGAAGCACCGCGCAACGATATTGCCTTTGAACGCTTCTGTTATTCCGGCCCGATGGGCATTCTCCCGCTACCGGGGAACCGCTGTCAAATCGTTTGGACTGCCCCCCATGCCGAAGCGAAGGCAATTTACGAACTGGAGGAAGCCGAATTTTTGGCGCGGCTGGAAAAGCGGATGAACGGCGTACTCGGACGGTTGCAAATGGCGGGCGATCGCTTCCTGTATCCGGTACAGTTAATGCAGTGCGATCGCTACGTCCAACCTCGCCTCGCCCTCGTCGGAGATGCTGCCCACTGCTGCCATCCCGTCGGCGGACAGGGGTTGAATTTGGGGATTCGGGATGCTGCCGCGATCGCGCAAATCTTGCAAGAAGCACAGCGGGCGGGCGAAGATATCGGCGACTTGCGCGTTCTCAATCGTTACCAACGCTGGCGCAAGCGAGAAAACCTTACTATTCTCGGTTTTACTGACTTTCTCGATCGCACTTTTTCCAATAACTTCCTACCCCTCGTCCTCATTCGTCGCTTGGGAATTCATCTTTTAGAACTGCGTCCGTTTAAAATTTTCGCCTTGAAATTAATGACAGGATTACTCGGAAGAAGACCTGAAATTGCACGGTAA
- a CDS encoding glutathione S-transferase family protein, which produces MLKLYGGARSRASIVRWYLEELEVPYEFVLLDMQEKEHHQPEFLAINPFGKVPAITDGDFKLWESGAILLYLAEKYGKLPDSSEKRAELAQWILFGNSTLATTLFVESAREREMERLLGSINTVLSERSFLMDEAFSAADVAVGSMLGYGKMMVNADYSAYPAVSEYVQRVTQRPAFIKAIASAS; this is translated from the coding sequence ATGCTTAAACTTTACGGCGGCGCTCGCAGTCGCGCATCCATCGTTCGATGGTATTTAGAAGAATTGGAAGTTCCTTACGAATTCGTCTTGCTCGATATGCAGGAAAAGGAACACCACCAACCCGAATTTCTCGCGATTAATCCCTTCGGCAAAGTTCCCGCCATTACCGACGGCGATTTTAAACTTTGGGAATCGGGCGCAATCTTGCTCTATCTCGCCGAAAAATACGGCAAATTGCCCGATTCTTCTGAAAAGCGCGCCGAACTCGCTCAGTGGATTTTATTCGGGAACTCAACCCTCGCGACAACCTTATTTGTCGAAAGCGCGCGAGAAAGAGAGATGGAGCGATTGCTGGGCTCTATCAATACCGTCCTCTCCGAGCGTTCTTTCCTAATGGATGAGGCATTTTCCGCCGCCGATGTTGCCGTCGGCTCGATGCTCGGTTACGGCAAAATGATGGTGAATGCGGACTATAGCGCCTATCCTGCTGTTAGCGAGTACGTGCAGCGCGTTACGCAACGCCCTGCATTTATTAAGGCAATTGCATCGGCTTCGTAA
- a CDS encoding tetratricopeptide repeat protein, whose translation MNDDFSDRLQEREFRALVLEASNSGDYPGAIALLDCLIEDNPDSAIDYNNRGLMYFYNGQHDGAIADFDRAIALNPRLDNAYNNRANCYAAMGDLASAIADYDIALDFNPTNARAWVNQAITYRELGLYDLALENFDIALVLGRRLQGRIYAERGRTYQLRGDWNCALGDYQRALEARSSHRYERRVKAWQEELLAPASA comes from the coding sequence ATGAATGATGATTTTTCAGATCGACTCCAAGAGCGAGAATTCAGAGCGTTAGTCTTAGAAGCCTCCAATAGCGGCGATTATCCTGGTGCAATTGCGCTGCTCGATTGCTTGATCGAGGACAATCCCGACAGTGCGATTGATTATAACAACCGAGGGCTGATGTATTTTTATAATGGTCAACACGATGGCGCGATCGCCGATTTCGATCGCGCCATCGCCCTCAATCCTCGCCTCGACAACGCCTACAACAACCGCGCCAATTGCTATGCTGCGATGGGAGATTTAGCCAGCGCGATCGCCGATTACGATATTGCCCTCGATTTCAACCCCACCAACGCCCGCGCTTGGGTCAATCAAGCGATTACCTACCGCGAACTCGGACTCTACGATCTTGCCCTTGAGAATTTCGATATCGCCTTGGTTTTGGGACGGCGCTTGCAAGGACGAATTTATGCCGAACGAGGGCGCACCTATCAGTTGAGAGGAGATTGGAATTGCGCCCTAGGCGACTACCAGCGCGCTCTCGAAGCCCGTTCTTCTCATCGCTACGAACGGCGAGTTAAAGCTTGGCAAGAAGAGTTGCTCGCTCCCGCCAGCGCTTAA
- a CDS encoding glycoside hydrolase family 10 protein, producing MVVCVLEALCRKLESVSILNAIIMQFSIPKRWWRSLRYVALSIAIASLAILLANPLSPALAREPVQEIRGVWMTTNDTEIFIDRPKLKNAIAQLSRLNFNTLYPVVWNSGYVLYESALAQEMGIQPFVPHGLQGQDTLADTIFLAHREGLLVMPWFEFGFMIPALSEMTLSHPEWLTQRRDGGQTWVGAGGEVSWLNPFHPEVQKFLTDLVLEVMSRYDVDGIQFDDHLSLPNEFGYDPYTVALYKKETQKEPPADPRDPAWVRWRADKITAFVRQLRQAVKAKKADAIFSISPNPYNGAYNLHLQDWLTWVRQDLVDELIVQVYRPDLNSFAAEVSRPEIAETQQKIPTGIGILTGLRNRPMPMQYIQQKVWTARDRGLGVSFFYYETLWDDAPEPVEQRQSSFQALFPRPALR from the coding sequence ATGGTTGTTTGTGTTCTTGAAGCCCTCTGCCGGAAACTCGAGTCAGTTAGCATTCTTAATGCAATTATTATGCAATTCAGCATTCCTAAACGTTGGTGGCGATCGCTGCGATACGTTGCCTTGAGTATTGCGATCGCGTCGCTCGCAATCTTACTCGCCAATCCTCTGAGTCCCGCCTTAGCACGCGAACCCGTTCAGGAAATTCGCGGCGTGTGGATGACGACCAATGACACGGAAATTTTTATCGACCGTCCCAAACTCAAGAATGCGATCGCTCAACTCTCTCGCCTCAATTTTAATACCCTTTATCCAGTAGTCTGGAATTCGGGCTACGTGCTATATGAAAGCGCCCTCGCGCAGGAAATGGGGATTCAACCTTTTGTCCCCCACGGTCTCCAAGGACAAGACACTCTTGCCGATACCATCTTTCTCGCCCATCGCGAAGGCTTACTCGTAATGCCTTGGTTTGAATTCGGCTTTATGATTCCTGCTTTGTCTGAAATGACGCTTAGCCATCCCGAATGGTTGACTCAACGGCGCGATGGCGGTCAAACTTGGGTGGGTGCGGGAGGCGAAGTCTCCTGGTTGAATCCTTTTCATCCTGAAGTCCAGAAGTTCCTAACCGACTTAGTGTTAGAAGTAATGAGTCGCTACGATGTCGATGGCATTCAGTTTGACGACCATCTCAGTCTGCCCAACGAATTCGGCTACGATCCTTATACAGTCGCCCTGTACAAAAAAGAAACCCAAAAAGAACCGCCCGCCGATCCTCGCGATCCGGCTTGGGTTCGCTGGCGCGCCGATAAAATTACCGCCTTCGTCCGGCAACTCCGTCAAGCAGTCAAGGCGAAGAAAGCCGATGCGATTTTCTCGATTTCGCCGAATCCTTACAACGGGGCTTATAACCTTCACCTGCAAGATTGGCTGACTTGGGTGCGCCAAGATCTCGTCGATGAGTTAATCGTTCAGGTATATCGCCCAGATTTAAACAGTTTTGCCGCCGAGGTTAGTCGCCCGGAAATTGCCGAGACGCAGCAGAAGATTCCGACGGGAATCGGGATTCTGACGGGGTTGCGCAATCGCCCGATGCCGATGCAATACATTCAACAAAAAGTTTGGACGGCGCGCGATCGCGGTTTAGGCGTTTCCTTCTTCTACTACGAAACGCTCTGGGATGACGCTCCCGAACCCGTAGAACAGCGACAATCGAGCTTTCAGGCTTTATTTCCTCGCCCCGCTCTGCGTTAA
- a CDS encoding FecR family protein, translated as MKTQCSNNRYCAGVAIAIFASVLVGCRTTESASTSPPSTPSSIPSPAATAPQTNAAILSEIQKQPVWVKPENAQSEVPGKQGMALKVGETIRTEGEALAQVELNSGLAFRIGGDAVLTLQPNNKLYLNSGEMITWVQPGQKVPAEIVTPGGIAGIRGTTVYVKIPKNPEEGTLFFSWEGSVAVRLPDLAEEIVLESGQEILIPKAEKDIAKLRALVRQLPLEEWRKRRQTSNLMGRFSKPLPTLSKLEEVEQKLKIPPSPRDNPRQER; from the coding sequence ATGAAAACTCAATGCTCGAACAATCGCTACTGCGCTGGCGTAGCGATCGCAATATTCGCCAGCGTTCTCGTTGGCTGTCGCACCACCGAATCTGCTTCCACTAGCCCCCCTTCTACTCCGAGTTCTATCCCGTCGCCAGCGGCAACCGCACCGCAGACTAACGCTGCAATCCTCAGCGAGATTCAAAAGCAACCCGTTTGGGTGAAACCCGAAAACGCTCAATCGGAAGTTCCCGGAAAACAAGGAATGGCACTGAAAGTTGGGGAAACAATTCGCACTGAAGGCGAAGCGCTTGCACAAGTCGAACTCAATAGTGGTTTGGCTTTTCGGATTGGGGGCGATGCCGTTCTCACTTTACAGCCTAATAACAAACTCTATTTGAATTCTGGCGAGATGATAACTTGGGTACAACCGGGACAAAAAGTTCCAGCCGAAATTGTTACGCCGGGAGGGATTGCCGGAATTCGCGGTACGACTGTTTACGTTAAAATCCCAAAAAATCCTGAAGAAGGAACGCTGTTTTTCTCTTGGGAAGGAAGTGTTGCCGTCCGTTTGCCCGATCTAGCCGAAGAAATTGTATTGGAGTCCGGTCAGGAAATTCTCATTCCTAAAGCCGAAAAAGATATTGCAAAACTGCGTGCGTTGGTTCGTCAGTTGCCCCTAGAAGAGTGGAGGAAACGCCGTCAAACAAGTAACCTAATGGGACGGTTTAGCAAGCCCCTGCCGACACTTTCTAAACTTGAGGAGGTCGAGCAAAAACTGAAAATTCCGCCCTCGCCGCGCGATAATCCCAGACAGGAGCGGTGA
- a CDS encoding adenylate/guanylate cyclase domain-containing protein has product MGATLTGFNPEFVQRWDRQMQVSFYRWRGPIAPPSEVVILAIDEDSLNQGNLAAKAPDRYPELAPLYRFPWQRQAYGQAISRLLAAGARSVSVDILLTSPSSYGNKDDLALRQSLEKAGGRVVLAAAHEYSGSDGGLQHHLVKPNPLFLGSSRLGLINFFPDVDGRIYHLANNYGDRVLRPLGLEALPSFADATLQAAQLPPTQYGEIFYYGGRNTFPYVPFWQVIDNKNWEFHRKNGTFQDKIVLIGATADSLQDFKRTPFSERMPGVEVHANAIATLLRGLALWPLVPDPGLRGVFVFLGVGAIAIVLLRWKNPLWQCANAGAIALGWIAVTYICFHASGMILPILVPAIALTLYGITALAVGILREQLERLRLYNTLGRYVAEPIVNEILNRHADDFRSLVKGRKVKAAILFSDIRSFTTFSLTREPEEVVEQLNVYLEAMVEAILAEGGTLDKFIGDAVMAEFGSPISYGEKENTLRAVRAALGMRKALVQLQQEWREQGKEILFNGIGIHYGEVIAGDIGSSKRREFAVIGDTVNVASRIEGLTGKLSVDILISEALYEWVRDEIEVVEMGLHSLKGRGDNKIKLYSVVGLKAGDRQLYRQMREALRQYLDFRQRSDRASG; this is encoded by the coding sequence TTGGGGGCAACTTTAACCGGGTTTAACCCGGAATTCGTGCAGCGCTGGGATCGTCAAATGCAAGTCTCATTCTATCGGTGGCGCGGTCCGATCGCGCCGCCGTCGGAAGTGGTTATCCTGGCCATCGATGAGGATTCTCTCAATCAAGGCAATTTAGCCGCAAAAGCGCCCGATCGCTACCCCGAACTCGCTCCCCTTTATCGTTTTCCCTGGCAGCGTCAAGCCTACGGACAGGCGATCTCGCGCTTATTGGCAGCAGGCGCGAGGTCAGTCTCAGTGGATATTCTCTTGACCTCTCCCAGTAGTTATGGTAATAAGGATGACCTTGCATTGCGCCAAAGTCTGGAGAAAGCGGGCGGGCGCGTCGTTCTCGCAGCCGCCCACGAATACTCGGGCAGCGATGGCGGTTTGCAGCATCATCTCGTCAAGCCCAACCCGCTGTTCCTGGGGTCAAGTCGCTTGGGTTTAATTAATTTTTTTCCCGATGTAGACGGCAGAATCTACCATTTAGCGAACAATTACGGCGATCGCGTTTTGCGTCCCCTCGGACTCGAAGCGCTACCCTCTTTCGCAGACGCAACCTTACAAGCGGCACAACTGCCCCCAACGCAATACGGAGAGATTTTTTATTACGGCGGTCGGAACACTTTCCCTTACGTTCCTTTCTGGCAGGTTATCGATAATAAAAATTGGGAATTTCACCGCAAAAACGGGACGTTTCAGGACAAAATCGTCTTAATCGGCGCGACGGCGGATTCGCTGCAAGACTTTAAGCGCACGCCCTTTTCCGAACGAATGCCGGGGGTAGAAGTTCATGCTAATGCGATCGCGACTTTACTCAGAGGACTCGCACTGTGGCCTTTAGTGCCGGATCCCGGGCTGCGCGGCGTTTTTGTCTTCCTGGGAGTCGGCGCAATTGCGATTGTGTTGTTGCGTTGGAAAAACCCCCTGTGGCAATGCGCTAACGCGGGGGCGATCGCTTTGGGTTGGATTGCCGTTACTTATATCTGTTTTCACGCCTCGGGAATGATTTTACCGATTCTCGTTCCCGCGATCGCGCTAACTTTGTACGGTATCACCGCCTTAGCTGTCGGTATCCTCCGCGAACAACTCGAACGCCTCCGCCTTTACAACACCCTCGGGCGCTACGTCGCCGAACCCATCGTCAACGAAATCCTCAACCGCCACGCCGACGACTTCCGTTCCCTGGTTAAAGGGCGCAAAGTCAAAGCAGCGATTTTATTTTCCGACATTCGCAGCTTTACAACCTTTTCCTTAACTCGCGAACCCGAAGAAGTCGTCGAACAATTGAACGTCTACCTCGAAGCAATGGTGGAAGCGATTTTAGCTGAAGGCGGTACTCTCGATAAATTCATCGGCGATGCAGTTATGGCTGAGTTCGGATCGCCCATTTCTTACGGCGAAAAAGAAAACACCCTCCGTGCCGTTCGCGCCGCACTTGGGATGAGAAAAGCCTTAGTCCAATTGCAACAGGAATGGCGCGAACAAGGCAAAGAAATTCTGTTTAACGGGATCGGAATTCATTACGGCGAAGTCATTGCGGGCGATATCGGTTCTTCTAAGCGCCGAGAATTTGCCGTCATCGGCGATACGGTTAATGTTGCGAGTCGTATCGAAGGACTCACCGGCAAACTCTCTGTCGATATCCTGATTAGCGAAGCGCTGTACGAATGGGTGCGCGATGAGATTGAAGTGGTTGAAATGGGGCTACATTCACTCAAAGGGCGCGGCGACAATAAGATTAAACTCTACAGCGTTGTCGGCTTAAAAGCTGGCGATCGGCAACTTTACCGGCAAATGCGGGAGGCACTGCGGCAATATTTGGATTTTCGGCAACGCAGCGATCGCGCTTCGGGTTAG
- a CDS encoding glutaredoxin, translating to MTAVNIEKPKIADVKVYRMAIGESECPWGRKAVNLLSERDIAFEDVTLTSREEVDAFKAKHHVTTTPQIFFGEERIGGYQDLAERLQVTEKMEETSYTPVIALFSTAGLMAVALSAGMTGFMGISLSMLASLKLMDLESFTESFQKYDLISQRVKPYSKVYPFAELAIGLGFLSGVFPLATGIGSLLVGISGSISVFKAVYLDKKDLNCACIGGNSKAPLGVVSFTENAIMALMGAFLIFSATVPTNAEFTPRSQVISPAAVRVNSPS from the coding sequence ATGACAGCAGTCAATATAGAAAAACCTAAAATAGCAGATGTAAAAGTATATCGCATGGCAATTGGTGAGAGCGAGTGTCCTTGGGGAAGGAAAGCTGTAAACTTGCTTTCCGAGAGGGACATCGCTTTCGAGGATGTAACATTGACTTCTCGCGAAGAAGTCGATGCTTTCAAAGCCAAACATCACGTCACCACAACCCCCCAAATTTTCTTCGGGGAGGAACGAATTGGAGGTTATCAAGATTTAGCGGAACGCTTACAGGTCACTGAAAAGATGGAAGAAACCTCCTACACGCCGGTTATTGCCCTTTTTTCAACAGCAGGATTGATGGCGGTTGCCTTGTCAGCGGGAATGACGGGTTTTATGGGAATTTCGCTTTCCATGCTTGCCTCTTTGAAGTTGATGGATTTAGAGTCATTTACGGAAAGTTTCCAAAAGTACGATTTAATCTCGCAGCGCGTCAAACCTTACAGTAAAGTTTATCCTTTTGCTGAATTAGCTATAGGTTTAGGGTTTCTTTCCGGTGTTTTTCCCTTAGCGACGGGTATCGGTTCGTTACTCGTTGGAATCAGCGGTTCTATTTCTGTGTTTAAGGCAGTTTACCTCGATAAAAAAGACTTGAATTGTGCTTGTATCGGCGGTAACTCAAAAGCACCTTTAGGGGTAGTGAGTTTCACGGAAAATGCGATTATGGCGTTAATGGGAGCTTTTTTGATCTTTTCAGCAACCGTGCCGACCAATGCAGAATTTACGCCGCGATCGCAAGTTATTTCTCCCGCCGCCGTTCGAGTCAATTCCCCTTCGTAA
- a CDS encoding FAD-binding oxidoreductase, with protein sequence MSPSRQLTNWKDAIAELDGIETITDRDRVAKLSLDYYHFSPILQQQLADKRGNCVVRPTDENQVLQIARACVKHRVSLTIRGAGTGNYGQCIPLKSGIILDTTQMNAIRWIRDGIARVEAGVKMAVFDKQARQQGWELRMYPSTYRTATLGGFIGGGSGGIGSITYGMLADRGNVLAARVVTLEDEPKILELRGDEIQKINHAYGTNGIITELELPLAPAYPWAELIVIFDDFMSAARFGQALGNADGLIKKLICICAAPIPSYFPALKDYLPKGKHCALLMVAESSLESFQDLVREYGGEITYSKTALEASKGVSLAEFTWNHTTLHARSIDPNLTYLQTMFFNLDLVEELYQHFGNEVMMHLEFSRADGKTVPGGLQLVRFTNEERLNEIIAYHEARGAAIANPHTYHLESTGRQTLDSLQLQFKEQVDPYGLMNPGKMKSWWERQSVRSLES encoded by the coding sequence ATGAGCCCGAGCCGCCAACTCACTAATTGGAAAGACGCGATCGCCGAACTCGACGGCATTGAAACGATTACCGATCGCGATCGCGTCGCCAAACTTTCCCTCGACTACTACCACTTTAGCCCCATCCTCCAACAGCAACTCGCCGACAAACGCGGTAACTGCGTCGTTCGCCCCACCGACGAAAACCAAGTCCTGCAAATCGCACGAGCCTGCGTCAAACACCGAGTTTCCCTCACTATTCGCGGCGCTGGAACCGGAAATTACGGTCAGTGTATTCCCTTAAAAAGCGGCATCATCCTCGATACGACGCAAATGAACGCGATTCGTTGGATAAGAGATGGCATCGCGCGCGTTGAAGCGGGTGTAAAAATGGCCGTCTTTGACAAACAAGCGCGCCAGCAGGGATGGGAATTGCGGATGTATCCCTCAACTTACCGGACTGCGACCCTTGGCGGCTTCATCGGCGGCGGTAGCGGCGGCATCGGCTCGATAACCTACGGAATGCTCGCCGATCGCGGTAACGTTCTCGCCGCCCGCGTTGTCACCCTCGAAGACGAACCGAAAATCCTCGAATTGCGCGGCGATGAAATCCAAAAAATCAACCATGCCTACGGGACAAACGGTATTATTACGGAGTTAGAACTCCCCCTCGCCCCCGCCTACCCCTGGGCAGAACTCATCGTTATCTTTGATGACTTTATGAGCGCTGCTCGCTTCGGGCAAGCCTTGGGCAATGCCGACGGCTTAATCAAAAAACTGATTTGCATCTGTGCCGCTCCGATTCCATCCTACTTTCCCGCCCTGAAAGATTACCTACCCAAAGGCAAACATTGCGCCTTATTAATGGTTGCAGAATCCAGTTTAGAATCCTTTCAAGACTTAGTACGCGAGTACGGCGGGGAAATAACTTACAGCAAAACTGCTCTAGAAGCCAGCAAAGGAGTCAGTTTAGCAGAGTTTACCTGGAATCATACTACCCTGCACGCGCGCAGCATCGACCCCAACCTGACCTACTTACAAACCATGTTTTTTAACCTCGATCTCGTCGAGGAACTATACCAACACTTTGGCAACGAAGTCATGATGCACCTCGAGTTTTCGCGCGCGGACGGAAAAACCGTACCGGGGGGATTGCAACTCGTGCGCTTCACCAACGAAGAGCGCCTCAACGAAATTATCGCCTACCACGAAGCGCGGGGGGCGGCGATTGCTAACCCCCACACCTATCATCTCGAATCAACCGGCCGTCAAACCCTCGATTCCCTACAACTCCAATTTAAAGAACAAGTCGATCCTTATGGTTTAATGAATCCCGGTAAAATGAAATCTTGGTGGGAAAGACAGTCCGTGCGATCGCTCGAATCCTAA
- a CDS encoding tetratricopeptide repeat protein, with translation MFKQILGKTALCFLSSLLFVEGIALRPASANLNPSVLIAQQASNDRQQVNQLLRRGRELVDAGDYATAIATYQQAAALDRSNAKIYSGIGFLQAQQRNYRDAVQSYRQAIALDPNNADFYYALGYAFAQLGDNQNAGSAYQRAVQLKPDNLNNQLGLGTILLRQGRYAEAIKVYQQVIAKNPQYSQVYALMGNALIEQGQYQDAISMLQPAAQQAPNDPKILEQLAIAQIKTGNTQAGLATLERVVRLNPHSANAYLNMGRILQQQGQSDAAKRAYQQAAIIEPNSLEVQQAVGNVLLEEKDYLMAIVAFRRATEIDPNNAIAFHKLGLAFLGRERRADAIEALEKASELYQTQKNTQALKEVEDLLEDLK, from the coding sequence GTGTTCAAGCAAATCCTCGGTAAAACCGCTCTCTGCTTTCTCTCTAGCTTATTGTTCGTTGAAGGAATCGCGCTCCGTCCGGCTTCGGCAAACCTCAATCCATCAGTTTTAATCGCGCAACAAGCAAGCAACGATCGCCAACAAGTCAATCAACTTTTGCGACGGGGACGGGAATTAGTCGATGCGGGAGATTATGCCACCGCGATCGCAACTTATCAGCAAGCTGCGGCTTTAGACCGGAGTAATGCAAAGATTTATTCAGGGATTGGTTTTTTGCAAGCGCAACAACGAAACTATCGCGATGCGGTTCAATCTTATCGCCAAGCGATCGCGCTCGATCCGAATAATGCCGATTTTTACTACGCACTCGGTTACGCTTTCGCTCAGTTAGGCGACAATCAAAATGCGGGTTCTGCTTACCAACGCGCCGTTCAACTCAAGCCCGATAATCTCAACAATCAATTGGGACTCGGTACGATTTTGTTGCGTCAAGGTCGCTACGCAGAAGCGATTAAAGTTTACCAACAAGTGATTGCTAAAAACCCGCAATACAGCCAAGTTTATGCGCTGATGGGGAATGCGTTGATCGAACAAGGTCAGTATCAAGATGCGATCTCGATGTTGCAACCTGCCGCTCAACAAGCTCCTAACGATCCCAAAATTCTCGAGCAACTCGCGATCGCACAAATTAAAACCGGCAATACCCAAGCCGGATTGGCAACTTTAGAACGGGTGGTTCGCCTCAATCCCCATAGTGCGAATGCCTATTTAAATATGGGTCGAATTTTGCAGCAGCAAGGACAATCGGATGCTGCGAAACGAGCTTACCAACAAGCTGCTATCATCGAACCGAATTCTTTAGAGGTTCAGCAAGCTGTCGGTAATGTATTGCTCGAAGAAAAGGATTATTTAATGGCGATTGTTGCCTTTCGTCGCGCGACGGAAATCGACCCCAATAATGCGATCGCTTTCCATAAGTTAGGATTGGCTTTTCTGGGGCGCGAGCGACGCGCAGACGCGATCGAGGCGCTCGAAAAAGCCAGCGAACTTTATCAGACCCAAAAGAACACCCAAGCCCTCAAGGAAGTTGAAGATTTGCTTGAAGACCTTAAGTAA
- a CDS encoding SAM-dependent methyltransferase, giving the protein MLRKILKGILPRPLLASLKNYKILSFDFGQFGTMGAFNSVDRMKNPIPWYTYPAIEYLKQLDFSNKIIFEYGSGNSTRFWAERCKTLVSVEHDKVWYDKIKPTLPDNVEYYLFEETQDYIKSIAKYPDNFFDVVTIDGIHRSHCAAEAIVKLRDDGFAILDNSDWNEKASQLFREADMIEVDMSGFGAINSYTWMTSFYFRRNVNLTLAHERQPVHGIGSVKIREPF; this is encoded by the coding sequence ATGCTAAGAAAGATTCTAAAAGGGATTCTACCGAGACCTCTCCTAGCCAGTCTGAAGAACTACAAAATATTAAGTTTTGACTTCGGACAGTTCGGAACGATGGGGGCTTTTAATAGCGTAGACAGAATGAAAAATCCCATTCCTTGGTATACTTACCCCGCGATCGAATATCTCAAGCAATTAGACTTCTCTAATAAAATTATTTTTGAATACGGTTCGGGAAACTCAACGCGCTTTTGGGCAGAACGTTGTAAGACTCTTGTCTCTGTCGAACATGATAAAGTCTGGTACGACAAAATTAAACCCACCCTCCCTGATAATGTTGAATACTACCTCTTTGAGGAGACTCAAGACTACATTAAATCGATCGCAAAATACCCGGATAATTTTTTTGATGTTGTGACGATTGATGGCATCCATCGTTCGCATTGTGCTGCCGAAGCGATAGTTAAGTTACGGGATGATGGTTTTGCAATTCTCGATAATTCAGATTGGAACGAGAAAGCCTCGCAATTGTTTCGAGAGGCAGATATGATTGAAGTCGATATGTCCGGATTTGGTGCTATCAATAGTTATACTTGGATGACATCATTTTATTTTAGGAGAAACGTCAATCTAACCCTAGCTCACGAGCGACAACCCGTTCACGGCATCGGTAGCGTTAAGATTAGAGAACCGTTCTGA